One part of the Isachenkonia alkalipeptolytica genome encodes these proteins:
- the zapA gene encoding cell division protein ZapA has product MDKKNKVLIKINGQEYPIVGLEPKDYLLKVGNYVDEKMEEVRGANQRLSTSMIAVLTSINMADELLKLEEKLEKEQGKYEEPLRKFEEMKNKCENLESALSRLEEQNQELKRTNGNLEKFKEKYETETLELKQEVKNQEEENKKAEDIINELQNKLFENQIKLVQARKQLEKHQKDS; this is encoded by the coding sequence TAAAATTAACGGACAAGAATACCCCATTGTAGGTTTGGAACCTAAGGATTACTTGTTAAAAGTCGGAAACTATGTGGACGAAAAAATGGAAGAAGTGCGGGGGGCTAATCAGCGCTTAAGTACATCCATGATTGCAGTACTAACGAGTATTAATATGGCGGATGAACTTTTAAAACTGGAAGAGAAGTTAGAGAAGGAGCAAGGAAAGTACGAAGAACCTCTTCGCAAGTTCGAAGAGATGAAAAACAAATGTGAAAACCTGGAATCAGCCCTTAGTCGCCTTGAAGAACAGAATCAAGAACTCAAACGGACCAATGGTAACCTGGAAAAATTTAAAGAAAAATATGAAACTGAAACGCTGGAATTAAAACAAGAAGTAAAAAACCAAGAAGAAGAAAACAAAAAAGCTGAAGACATTATTAACGAGTTGCAAAACAAACTGTTTGAAAATCAAATTAAGTTGGTTCAAGCTAGAAAACAATTGGAAAAACATCAGAAAGATTCTTAA